Proteins from a single region of Sesamum indicum cultivar Zhongzhi No. 13 linkage group LG5, S_indicum_v1.0, whole genome shotgun sequence:
- the LOC105162249 gene encoding HSP-interacting protein, whose amino-acid sequence MSMGRQTGKEKTNYGDKWRELNLKQIRASGNSLHAHDHDTAMFISMSQELKEEGNRLFQRRDYEGALLKYDKSIKLLPRNHVDIAYVRSNMAECYMQLGIHEYPSAINECNLALEVSPKYSKALLKRARCYEALKRLDFALRDVRLVLKMEPNNLMATEIEQRLKKTYERLGSRFSEISVDLVPLPDYVEPVVSPKSKGTKDMGKKKRSISLFDGRTGGYYEGTGSYVNEMKGKPAELKTGAGVGMRMFHDVIEEKNTEDKLVVEEEKVSNGTAEEPKRTVKLVFGEDIRWAQVPVNCDVLKLREVIFARFPNSKAVLVKYKDREGDLVTITTTEELRWAEASTELGSVKLYVFEVSPEQDPLFPKVKKNRLDTRHVTENENVDRGKEIQCEPTCINDWIIHFAKVFKNYVGFDIDAYIDLREVGMKLYLEAMEETVTSEEAQDLFGIAADKFQELAALALFDWGNVHISRARKRVYFTEDSSRESVLEQIKCSYDWAQKEFTKAGQRYEEALRMKSNFYEAVVALGQQQFERAKLSWYYAIGTGVDLESWPSGEVLMLYNSAEENMERGIQMWEDLEEHRLSQLSQPNRIEILLQKMKLDNLFKDISVDEAEEQATNIRSQIYVLWGTMLYERSVMEFKLGLPVWQECLEVAVEKFELAGASETDIAVMIKNHCSNNTGLEGLGFNIDEIVQAWNEMYEAKKWEGHISSFRLEPLLRRRVSKIYYALQRV is encoded by the exons ATGAGCATGGGGAGACAAACTGGGAAGGAGAAGACCAACTATGGAGATAAATGGCGTGAGCTGAATTTGAAACAAATCAGAGCCAGCGGAAATAGCCTGCATGCTCATGATCATGACACGGCCATGTTCATCTCAATGTCCCAAGAACTGAAGGAAGAGGGTAATAGGTTGTTTCAAAGGAGGGACTACGAAGGTGCCTTGTTGAAGTACGATAAATCCATAAAATTACTTCCAAGGAACCATGTAGATATAGCATATGTGAGGAGTAATATGGCTGAATGTTACATGCAGTTGGGTATACACGAGTATCCAAGTGCAATCAACGAGTGTAATTTGGCCCTTGAAGTCTCGCCGAAATACAGTAAAGCTCTCTTGAAAAGAGCTAGATGTTATGAGGCGTTGAAGAGGCTTGATTTTGCGCTTAGAGACGTCAGACTAGTACTGAAGATGGAACCGAATAATCTCATGGCGACTGAAATAGAGCAAAGGTTGAAGAAAACGTACGAGAGACTAGGCTCCAGGTTTAGTGAGATTTCTGTGGATTTGGTTCCATTGCCCGACTACGTAGAGCCAGTTGTTTCACCTAAAAGCAAAGGAACCAAGGACatgggaaagaaaaagagaagcatAAGCCTATTTGATGGGAGGACAGGGGGATATTACGAAGGGACAGGAAGTTATgtgaatgaaatgaaaggaaagcCGGCAGAACTAAAAACTGGTGCTGGAGTTGGGATGAGGATGTTTCATGATGTGATTGAGGAAAAGAACACTGAAGACAAATTGGTGGTAGAGGAAGAAAAAGTTAGTAATGGTACTGCCGAAGAGCCAAAAAGAACGGTGAAATTAGTGTTTGGAGAAGACATAAGGTGGGCACAGGTTCCTGTTAACTGCGATGTTTTGAAACTGAGGGAAGTCATATTTGCTCGGTTTCCAAACTCAAAAGCCGTTCTTGTTAAGTATAAGGATCGAGAAGGTGATTTGGTCACAATCACGACAACTGAAGAACTGAGGTGGGCTGAAGCATCTACAGAACTTGGTTCTGTCAAGCTGTATGTTTTTGAAGTTAGCCCAGAGCAAGATCCACTCTTCCCAAAGGTTAAAAAGAACAGGCTTGACACGAGACATGttactgaaaatgaaaatgtcgACAGAGGAAAGGAAATACAGTGTGAACCGACTTGTAtcaatgattggatcattcaTTTTGCTAAAGTTTTCAAGAACTACGTGGGGTTTGACATCGATGCTTATATAGATCTCCGTGAAGTGGGAATGAAACTCTATTTGGAAGCTATGGAAGAGACGGTCACTAGTGAAGAGGCTCAAGACCTTTTTGGTATTGCTGCTGATAAGTTCCAGGAACTGGCAGCTTTAGCTTTGTTTGATTGGGGGAATGTTCACATCTCAAGGGCAAGAAAACGGGTGTATTTTACGGAAGATTCTTCTCGAGAATCTGTGCTTGAACAAATCAAATGTTCTTATGACTGGGCGCAGAAAGAGTTCACTAAAGCAGGACAAAGATATGAAGAGGCTCTAAGAATGAAGTCAAATTTCTATGAAGCAGTTGTAGCTCTTGGACAGCAACAGTTTGAACGGGCAAAACTCTCTTGGTATTACGCAATTGGCACTGGGGTTGATCTTGAATCATGGCCTTCAGGAGAAGTTCTTATGCTTTACAACAGTGCAGAGGAAAACATGGAAAGGGGAATTCAAATGTGGGAAGATCTAGAAGAGCACCGTCTTAGTCAGCTATCCCAGCCAAATAGAATTGAAATTCTACTGCAGAAAATGAAACTCGATAACTTGTTCAAAGACATATCTGTAGATGAAGCCGAAGAACAGGCAACAAATATTCGGTCTCAGATATATGTACTATGGGGTACTATGCTGTATGAAAGATCTGTAATGGAATTCAAACTAGGACTTCCTGTGTGGCAAGAATGTTTGGAGGTCGCTGTCGAAAAATTTGAACTTGCTGGAGCTTCTGAAACTGATATTGCTGTTATGATAAAGAATCATTGTTCCAATAACACGGGATTGGAAG GTTTAGGATTCAATATCGATGAGATTGTACAGGCGTGGAACGAGATGTATGAAGCAAAAAAGTGGGAAGGACACATTTCTTCTTTCCGTTTGGAACCACTACTTCGCAGACgagtttcaaaaatttattatgcCCTCCAGCGTGTATAA